A genomic window from Hypomesus transpacificus isolate Combined female chromosome 15, fHypTra1, whole genome shotgun sequence includes:
- the gja1b gene encoding gap junction alpha-1 protein isoform X2: MGDWSALGRLLDKVQAYSTAGGKVWLSVLFIFRILVLGTAVESAWGDEQSAFKCNTQQPGCENVCYDKSFPISHVRFWVLQIIFVSTPTLLYLAHVFYLMRKEQKLNRKEEVLKAVQNDGGDVDIPLKKIEMKKLKHGLEEHGKVKMKGALLRTYIVSIFFKSIFEVGFLVIQWYIYGFSLAAVYTCERAPCPHRVDCFLSRPTEKTVFIIFMLVVSLVSLALNVIELFYVFFKRIKDRVKGRQPATVYPPSGTLSPTPKDLPDTKYAYYNGCSSPTAPLSPMSPPGYKLATGERTNSCRNYNKQANEQNWANYSTEQNRLGQNGSTISNSHAQAFDFPDDTQEHKKLSAGHELQPLALLDPRPCSRASSRMSSRPRPDDLDV, encoded by the exons ATGGGTGACTGGAGTGCTCTGGGGAGGCTGCTGGACAAG GTCCAGGCCTACTCCACCGCAGGAGGCAAGGTCTGGCTGTCCGTCCTCTTCATCTTCAGGATCCTGGTCCTGGGCACGGCCGTGGAGTCTGCCTGGGGCGACGAGCAGTCCGCCTTTAAGTGCAACACCCAGCAGCCCGGTTGTGAGAACGTCTGCTACGACAAGTCCTTCCCTATCTCGCACGTGCGCTTCTGGGTACTGCAGATTATCTTTGTGTCTACGCCGACGCTCCTCTACCTAGCGCATGTGTTCTATCTTATGAGGAAGGAGCAGAAACTCAACAGGAAAGAGGAAGTGCTGAAGGCGGTGCAGAATGACGGTGGCGACGTGGACATCCCCCTGAAGAAGATTGAGATGAAGAAGCTGAAGCATGGCCTGGAGGAGCACGGCAAGGTCAAGATGAAGGGAGCCCTGCTCAGAACCTACATCGTCAGCATATTTTTCAAGTCTATCTTCGAGGTGGGCTTCCTGGTCATCCAGTGGTACATCTACGGTTTCAGCCTGGCAGCTGTCTACACCTGTGAAAGGGCGCCCTGCCCGCATCGCGTCGACTGCTTCCTGTCCCGACCCACGGAGAAAACGgtcttcatcatcttcatgcTGGTGGTGTCCCTAGTCTCACTGGCCCTCAACGTCATTGAGCTGTTTTACGTCTTCTTCAAGAGGATCAAGGACCGGGTCAAGGGTAGGCAACCCGCCACCGTCTACCCCCCCAGTGGCACTCTCAGCCCCACCCCAAAGGATCTGCCTGACACCAAGTACGCCTACTACAATGGCTGTTCCTCTCCCACagcacccctctcccccatgtctcccccaGGGTACAAGTTGGCCACGGGCGAGAGAACCAACTCCTGCCGCAACTACAACAAGCAGGCCAATGAGCAGAACTGGGCCAACTACAGCACGGAACAGAACCGGCTGGGCCAGAACGGCAGCACCATCTCCAACTCCCATGCCCAGGCTTTCGACTTTCCCGATGACACCCAGGAGCATAAGAAACTGAGCGCGGGCCACGAGCTGCAGCCGCTGGCCCTGCTGGACCCCCGCCCCTGCAGCCGGGCCAGCAGCCGCATGAGCAGCCGGCCCCGCCCAGACGATCTAGACgtctag
- the gja1b gene encoding gap junction alpha-1 protein isoform X1, with protein MGDWSALGRLLDKVQAYSTAGGKVWLSVLFIFRILVLGTAVESAWGDEQSAFKCNTQQPGCENVCYDKSFPISHVRFWVLQIIFVSTPTLLYLAHVFYLMRKEQKLNRKEEVLKAVQNDGGDVDIPLKKIEMKKLKHGLEEHGKVKMKGALLRTYIVSIFFKSIFEVGFLVIQWYIYGFSLAAVYTCERAPCPHRVDCFLSRPTEKTVFIIFMLVVSLVSLALNVIELFYVFFKRIKDRVKGRQPATVYPPSGTLSPTPKDLPDTKYAYYNGCSSPTAPLSPMSPPGYKLATGERTNSCRNYNKQANEQNWANYSTEQNRLGQNGSTISNSHAQAFDFPDDTQEHKKLSAGHELQPLALLDPRPCSRASSRMSSRPRPDDLDV; from the coding sequence ATGGGTGACTGGAGTGCTCTGGGGAGGCTGCTGGACAAGGTCCAGGCCTACTCCACCGCAGGAGGCAAGGTCTGGCTGTCCGTCCTCTTCATCTTCAGGATCCTGGTCCTGGGCACGGCCGTGGAGTCTGCCTGGGGCGACGAGCAGTCCGCCTTTAAGTGCAACACCCAGCAGCCCGGTTGTGAGAACGTCTGCTACGACAAGTCCTTCCCTATCTCGCACGTGCGCTTCTGGGTACTGCAGATTATCTTTGTGTCTACGCCGACGCTCCTCTACCTAGCGCATGTGTTCTATCTTATGAGGAAGGAGCAGAAACTCAACAGGAAAGAGGAAGTGCTGAAGGCGGTGCAGAATGACGGTGGCGACGTGGACATCCCCCTGAAGAAGATTGAGATGAAGAAGCTGAAGCATGGCCTGGAGGAGCACGGCAAGGTCAAGATGAAGGGAGCCCTGCTCAGAACCTACATCGTCAGCATATTTTTCAAGTCTATCTTCGAGGTGGGCTTCCTGGTCATCCAGTGGTACATCTACGGTTTCAGCCTGGCAGCTGTCTACACCTGTGAAAGGGCGCCCTGCCCGCATCGCGTCGACTGCTTCCTGTCCCGACCCACGGAGAAAACGgtcttcatcatcttcatgcTGGTGGTGTCCCTAGTCTCACTGGCCCTCAACGTCATTGAGCTGTTTTACGTCTTCTTCAAGAGGATCAAGGACCGGGTCAAGGGTAGGCAACCCGCCACCGTCTACCCCCCCAGTGGCACTCTCAGCCCCACCCCAAAGGATCTGCCTGACACCAAGTACGCCTACTACAATGGCTGTTCCTCTCCCACagcacccctctcccccatgtctcccccaGGGTACAAGTTGGCCACGGGCGAGAGAACCAACTCCTGCCGCAACTACAACAAGCAGGCCAATGAGCAGAACTGGGCCAACTACAGCACGGAACAGAACCGGCTGGGCCAGAACGGCAGCACCATCTCCAACTCCCATGCCCAGGCTTTCGACTTTCCCGATGACACCCAGGAGCATAAGAAACTGAGCGCGGGCCACGAGCTGCAGCCGCTGGCCCTGCTGGACCCCCGCCCCTGCAGCCGGGCCAGCAGCCGCATGAGCAGCCGGCCCCGCCCAGACGATCTAGACgtctag
- the LOC124477452 gene encoding gap junction alpha-1 protein-like encodes MGEWGGLLNLLTKVKNHSTAGGKVWLSVLFIFRILVLGTAVESAWGDEQSAFKCNTQQPGCENVCYDKSFPISHVRFWVLQIIFVSTPTLFYLAHVLYRQEEEVLKVVQNNGGNMGISLKERKKLKEKIIVKMKGPLLRTYIVSIFFKSIFEVGFLVIQWYIYGFSLAAVYTCERAPCPHRVDCFLSRPTEKTVFIIFMLVVSLVSLALNIIELFYVFFKRIKGKELANSCSNYNKQADEQNCANITEQSQLGQNGSTIPNSQAQALDCPDGTQEHEKLSAGHELQPLDPCSWASSRPRPDDLDI; translated from the coding sequence ATGGGTGAATGGGGTGGTCTGCTGAATCTGCTGACCAAGGTCAAGAATCACTCCACCGCAGGAGGCAAGGTCTGGCTGTCCGTCCTCTTCATCTTCAGGATCCTGGTCCTGGGCACGGCCGTGGAGTCTGCCTGGGGCGACGAGCAGTCCGCCTTCAAGTGCAACACCCAGCAGCCCGGTTGTGAGAACGTCTGCTACGACAAGTCCTTCCCTATCTCGCACGTGCGCTTCTGGGTACTGCAGATTATTTTTGTGTCTACGCCGACGCTCTTCTACCTGGCGCATGTGTTATaccggcaggaggaggaagtgctGAAGGTGGTGCAGAACAACGGCGGCAACATGGGCATCTCCCTGAAGGAGCGGAAGAAGCTGAAGGAGAAGATCATAGTCAAGATGAAGGGCCCCCTGCTCAGAACCTACATCGTCAGCATCTTCTTCAAGTCTATCTTCGAGGTGGGCTTCCTGGTCATCCAGTGGTACATCTACGGTTTCAGCCTGGCAGCTGTCTACACCTGTGAAAGGGCGCCCTGCCCGCATCGCGTCGACTGCTTCCTGTCCCGACCCACGGAGAAAACGgtcttcatcatcttcatgcTGGTGGTGTCCTTAGTATCGTTGGCCCTCAACATCATCGAGCTGTTTTACGTGTTCTTCAAGAGGATCAAGGGTAAGGAACTCGCCAACTCCTGCAGCAACTACAACAAGCAGGCCGATGAGCAGAACTGTGCCAACATAACAGAACAGAGCCAGCTGGGCCAGAATGGCAGCACCATCCCCAACTCCCAAGCCCAGGCTTTAGACTGTCCCGATGGCACCCAGGAGCATGAGAAACTGAGCGCGGGCCACGAGCTGCAGCCGCTAGATCCCTGCAGCTGGGCCAGCAGCCGGCCCCGCCCCGACGATCTAGACATCTAG
- the LOC124477453 gene encoding gap junction Cx32.2 protein-like, whose protein sequence is MGDWSYLSSLLDKVQSHSTPVGKIWMTVLFIFRILVLGVAADSVWGDEHSDFYCNQNEPGCLNACYDWKFPISHIRFWVLQILFVSTPTLLYLGHAIHVIHKEKKMKEQIQNQNLMVFPGMKKYTDDNGRTKIRGVLLRSYFAQLFFKIGLEVAFIVGQYYLYGFIMIPYFECSEDPCPGRGVQCYMSRPTEKTIFIIFMLVVACLSLLLNFIEVFYLICTTINRTKKALKEANRMNSAGTPASLYSPICPNTESYPMQTPGASCPEEKKEKDT, encoded by the coding sequence ATGGGGGATTGgtcctacctctcctctctgcttgaCAAGGTCCAGAGTCACTCGACGCCCGTCGGCAAGATCTGGATGACCGTCCTCTTCATCTTCCGGATCCTGGTTCTGGGCGTTGCGGCAGACAGTGTCTGGGGTGATGAACACTCTGACTTTTACTGTAACCAGAATGAGCCTGGCTGCTTGAATGCCTGCTATGACTGGAAGTTCCCCATCTCACACATCCGCTTCTGGGTCCTCCAAATCCTGTTTGTCTCCACACCGACACTGCTCTACCTGGGTCACGCAATCCATGTGATCCACAAGGAGAAGAAGATGAAGGAACAAATCCAAAACCAGAACCTGATGGTCTTTCCGGGGATGAAGAAGTACACAGACGACAACGGGAGAACCAAGATCCGAGGTGTTCTCCTGCGCAGCTACTTTGCCCAGCTGTTCTTCAAGATTGGCCTGGAGGTGGCCTTCATTGTGGGCCAGTACTACCTCTATGGCTTCATCATGATCCCCTACTTCGAGTGTTCTGAAGACCCCTGTCCAGGCAGGGGGGTGCAGTGTTACATGTCCCGGCCCACAGAGAAGaccatcttcatcatcttcatgcTGGTGGTGGCCTGCTTGTCCTTGCTACTGAACTTCATCGAGGTCTTCTACCTGATTTGCACCACAATTAATCGAACAAAGAAGGCCTTGAAGGAAGCGAACCGGATGAACTCTGCAGGGACCCCAGCCAGCCTCTACAGTCCCATCTGCCCCAACACAGAGAGTTATCCTATGCAGACCCCTGGAGCCAGCTGTcctgaagaaaagaaagagaaagataccTGA